A genomic region of Micromonospora sp. NBC_01796 contains the following coding sequences:
- a CDS encoding response regulator transcription factor codes for MRILIADDQELIRVGFRMILEAQPDITVVADVADGLAAVEVARRLRPDVCLLDVRMPGLDGLEVTRLLAGCDVPDPIAVVVITTFDVDEYVNTALQYGASGFLLKDCGPALLVEAVRAAVRGDALVAPQVAVRLLRHFRQTPQARTTVPVQALTDRETDVVRAVARGRTNQEIAADLFVAVSTVKTHLAAAQAKLGVRNRVEVASWAWRSGLVDE; via the coding sequence ATGCGGATACTGATCGCCGACGACCAGGAGCTGATCCGGGTCGGATTCCGGATGATCCTGGAGGCCCAGCCGGACATCACGGTGGTGGCCGATGTCGCCGATGGTCTCGCCGCGGTGGAGGTGGCCCGCCGGTTGCGTCCGGACGTGTGCCTGCTGGACGTACGGATGCCGGGGCTGGACGGGCTGGAGGTCACCCGTCTGCTCGCCGGTTGCGACGTGCCCGATCCGATCGCGGTTGTTGTCATCACCACCTTCGACGTCGACGAGTACGTCAACACCGCGCTCCAGTACGGGGCGAGCGGGTTCCTGCTCAAGGACTGCGGTCCCGCGCTGCTGGTCGAGGCCGTCCGTGCCGCCGTACGCGGCGACGCGCTGGTGGCCCCGCAGGTCGCGGTACGCCTGCTGCGTCACTTCCGGCAGACCCCGCAGGCCCGCACGACCGTACCGGTACAGGCGCTGACCGATCGGGAGACCGATGTCGTACGGGCTGTCGCGCGCGGTCGGACCAACCAGGAGATCGCGGCGGACCTGTTCGTCGCGGTGTCCACGGTCAAGACGCACCTCGCCGCCGCACAGGCCAAGCTCGGTGTACGCAACCGGGTCGAGGTCGCCTCCTGGGCCTGGCGCTCCGGCCTGGTCGACGAGTAG
- a CDS encoding ATP-binding protein, with protein sequence MFSRIAIVNRGEAAMRLIHAVRDLSAETGTRIETVALYTDADRNATFVREADIAYLLGPASARPYLDHAVLERALVETGADAAWVGWGFVAEDPAFAELCEKIGVTFVGPSADAMRKLGDKIGAKLMAEEVGVPVAPWSRGEVATLKDALRAGDEVGYPLMLKATAGGGGRGIRMVASGEDLADAYERTRQEAQRAFGSGVVFLERLVTGARHVEVQVIADGQGTAWALGVRDCSVQRRNQKIIEESASPVLAPEQTAELKASAERLAIAVGYQGACTVEFLYHPGERLFAFLEVNTRLQVEHPITEITTGTDLVRLQLHVANGGRLEGSRPSEAGHAVEARLNAEDPDRDFAPSPGRIARLVLPAGPGIRVDTGVSEGDNIPADFDSMIAKIIAYGRDRDQALARLRRAMAETTVIIDGGVTNKSFVLDLLDQPEVIDASADTGWIDRVRAEGRLVSHRNSAIALAAAAIEAYQDEEEVSRQRLLSTAHGGRPQVQHEIGRPLDLKLRGVGYRVSVARVGQKRFRVGISGGGDLHPADVEVERFDEHSGRIVVNGHRFRLVTATHGPIHLVEVDGVTHRISRDEGGVVRSPAPALVVATPLSVGDEVDLGAPILVLESMKMETVLRAPFRARVRECPVTVGSQVETGTPLMRLEPLADEGAEEEASGAGDTVEIDLPAEPADVSATERVERGLQDLRSLLLGFDVDPQDRKRVLSGYLAARTELGGRPLSGELDLLTVFADLSELSRNKPGGELEVEPGSPVHSPREYFHSYLQSLDVERAGVTEDFQTKLKQVLGHYGVADLDRTPELEAAVFRIFLAQQRMSTHVAVVSELLKQWLAGAPPIESLSERAGLTLEHLVAATQVRFPAVSDLARGVVFRWFAQPLLRRNRAKVYAAVRDELRYLDRNPDAPDRPERIQAMVASAEPLVRLIGQRIGRPGRDHAPLLEVLTRRYYGNRGLSGIAVREIAGCRFVTAEHTDSGGVVRVVTTAVDIAALPNAIGAVGTFAAGTGTQGLEADLYVTWEDQPDADAMAVRLEQLLAEHPQPAGVHRITTTVAGTSGAVMHHHFTFRPDGTGFAEDRLIRGLHPQIAQRLQLQRLREFDLTRLPSADEEIYLFKAVARSNPADERLVVMGQVRDLTPLREADGRLVALPAVEDAITAGLDAIRNIQAQRPQNKRFDTNRMMMYVWPATELTAEELNTLVQRILPTSMGAGLEEVQFIARQRTAGGELTEVAVRITLDPGNGARLHVGEPSTEPVQPLDDYRQKVLRAARRGNTYPYELTGLLAGADGAFVEHDLDGNGALVPVDRPKGKNSAAIVAGVVTTPTERHPEGVTRVVLLGDPTKALGALSEPECSRVIAALDLAERMRVPVEWFALSAGARISMSSGTENMDWVAAALKRIVTFTQDGGEINIVVAGITVGAQPYWNAEATMLMHTKGILVMTPDSAMVLTGKQSLDFSGGVSAEDNFGIGGYDRVMGPNGQAQYWAPNLPAARDVLMAHYDHTYVVPGEATPRKANTTDPVDRDVSEFPHTVAGSDFTTVGQIFSTGHNPDRKKPFDIRTVMRALSDQDHPVLERWAGMADADTSAVQDVHIGGRPVCLIGIESRPVPRRGFPPTDGPDTYTAGTLFPGSSKKTARAINSASGNRPLVVLANLSGFDGSPESMRKLQLEYGAEIGRAIVNFDGPIVFCVISRYHGGAFVVFSKALNPNMTVLALEGSFASVLGGAPAAAVVFSGEVNNRTATDRRVTELQAQVLAATGAERAALNAQLAEVQSAVRAEKLGEVAAEFDRVHSIQRAVEVGSVDAIIGAAELRPRIIEAIEAGINR encoded by the coding sequence GTGTTCAGTCGTATCGCCATCGTCAACCGTGGTGAGGCCGCTATGCGGCTCATCCACGCCGTCCGGGATCTTTCGGCGGAAACCGGGACGCGAATTGAGACGGTCGCCCTCTACACCGACGCCGACCGCAACGCGACCTTCGTCCGGGAAGCGGACATCGCCTACCTGCTCGGCCCCGCCTCGGCCCGCCCGTACCTGGACCACGCAGTCCTGGAGCGGGCGCTGGTGGAGACCGGTGCCGACGCCGCCTGGGTCGGCTGGGGATTCGTCGCCGAGGATCCGGCATTCGCCGAACTGTGCGAGAAGATCGGTGTCACCTTCGTCGGACCGAGCGCGGATGCGATGCGCAAGCTCGGCGACAAGATCGGCGCGAAGCTGATGGCCGAGGAGGTCGGCGTCCCGGTCGCCCCGTGGAGCCGCGGCGAGGTCGCGACCCTCAAGGACGCGTTGCGCGCCGGTGACGAGGTCGGCTATCCGCTGATGCTCAAGGCGACCGCGGGCGGCGGCGGGCGCGGGATCCGCATGGTGGCCTCGGGTGAGGACCTCGCCGACGCCTACGAACGCACCCGGCAGGAGGCGCAGCGCGCCTTCGGCTCCGGCGTGGTCTTCCTGGAGCGCCTGGTCACCGGCGCCCGGCACGTCGAGGTCCAGGTGATCGCGGACGGGCAGGGCACCGCATGGGCCCTGGGTGTACGCGACTGCTCGGTACAACGGCGCAACCAGAAAATCATCGAGGAGTCCGCCTCCCCGGTCCTCGCTCCGGAGCAGACCGCGGAACTGAAGGCGTCGGCCGAACGGCTCGCCATCGCGGTCGGCTACCAGGGTGCCTGCACCGTCGAGTTCCTCTACCACCCCGGCGAGAGGCTCTTCGCCTTCCTCGAGGTCAACACCCGGCTGCAGGTCGAGCACCCGATCACCGAGATCACCACCGGCACCGACCTGGTCCGGCTGCAGTTGCACGTGGCCAACGGCGGAAGGCTGGAGGGCTCCCGGCCGAGCGAGGCCGGCCACGCCGTCGAGGCCCGGCTCAACGCCGAGGACCCGGATCGCGACTTCGCCCCGTCACCCGGCCGCATCGCACGGCTGGTGCTGCCGGCCGGTCCCGGTATCCGGGTGGACACCGGGGTCAGCGAGGGCGACAACATCCCGGCCGACTTCGACTCGATGATCGCGAAGATCATCGCGTACGGCCGCGACCGCGACCAGGCGTTGGCCCGGCTCCGCCGGGCGATGGCCGAAACCACCGTCATCATCGACGGTGGTGTGACCAACAAGAGCTTCGTGCTCGACCTGCTCGACCAGCCCGAGGTGATCGACGCGAGCGCCGACACCGGTTGGATCGACCGGGTACGCGCCGAGGGCCGCCTGGTCAGCCACCGGAACTCCGCGATCGCCCTGGCCGCGGCCGCCATCGAGGCGTACCAGGACGAGGAGGAGGTCAGCCGCCAGCGGCTGCTGTCCACCGCGCACGGCGGGCGTCCGCAGGTGCAGCACGAGATCGGGCGTCCGCTGGACCTCAAGCTCCGCGGCGTCGGCTACCGGGTGAGCGTCGCCCGCGTCGGCCAGAAGCGCTTCCGCGTCGGCATCTCCGGCGGTGGCGACCTGCACCCCGCGGATGTCGAGGTCGAGCGGTTCGACGAGCACAGCGGGCGGATCGTGGTCAACGGACACCGCTTCCGGCTGGTGACGGCCACCCACGGTCCGATCCACCTGGTCGAGGTCGACGGTGTCACCCACCGGATCAGCCGCGACGAGGGCGGTGTGGTCCGCTCGCCCGCGCCCGCGCTGGTCGTGGCCACACCGTTGTCGGTCGGTGACGAGGTCGACCTGGGCGCGCCGATCCTGGTGCTGGAGAGCATGAAGATGGAGACGGTGCTGCGCGCACCGTTCCGCGCCCGGGTACGCGAGTGCCCGGTCACGGTGGGCAGCCAGGTCGAGACCGGCACACCGCTGATGCGCCTCGAGCCCCTCGCCGACGAGGGTGCCGAAGAGGAAGCCTCGGGCGCGGGTGACACCGTCGAGATCGACCTGCCCGCCGAGCCGGCGGACGTCTCGGCGACCGAGCGGGTCGAGCGCGGCCTGCAGGACCTGCGCAGCCTGCTGCTGGGCTTCGACGTCGACCCGCAGGACCGCAAGCGGGTGCTGTCCGGGTACCTGGCCGCACGGACCGAGCTCGGTGGCCGGCCACTGTCGGGTGAGTTGGACCTGCTGACGGTGTTCGCCGACCTGTCGGAGCTGAGCCGCAACAAGCCGGGCGGTGAGCTCGAGGTCGAGCCGGGCAGCCCGGTGCACAGCCCGCGCGAGTACTTCCACAGCTACCTGCAGAGCCTGGACGTCGAGCGCGCCGGTGTCACCGAGGACTTCCAGACCAAGCTGAAGCAGGTGCTGGGGCACTACGGCGTCGCCGACCTGGACCGTACGCCGGAACTGGAGGCCGCGGTCTTCCGGATCTTCCTGGCGCAACAGCGGATGTCGACCCACGTCGCGGTCGTGTCGGAGCTGTTGAAGCAGTGGCTGGCCGGCGCACCGCCGATCGAGTCGCTGAGCGAGCGCGCCGGGCTCACCCTGGAGCACCTGGTCGCGGCCACCCAGGTACGTTTCCCCGCGGTGTCGGACCTGGCCCGCGGGGTCGTGTTCCGCTGGTTCGCGCAGCCGCTGTTGCGTCGCAACCGCGCCAAGGTCTACGCCGCCGTACGCGACGAGCTGCGGTACCTGGACCGCAACCCGGACGCACCGGACCGCCCCGAGCGGATCCAGGCGATGGTGGCCAGCGCGGAACCGCTGGTCCGGCTGATCGGCCAGCGGATCGGCCGACCCGGGCGGGACCACGCCCCGCTGCTGGAGGTGCTGACCCGCCGTTACTACGGCAACCGTGGGCTGTCCGGGATCGCCGTACGGGAGATCGCGGGCTGCCGGTTCGTCACCGCCGAGCACACCGACTCGGGCGGCGTCGTACGCGTGGTCACCACCGCCGTCGACATCGCCGCCCTGCCCAACGCCATCGGCGCCGTGGGGACCTTCGCGGCCGGCACCGGCACCCAGGGGCTGGAAGCGGACCTCTACGTCACCTGGGAGGACCAGCCGGACGCCGACGCGATGGCGGTGCGGCTCGAACAGCTCCTCGCCGAGCACCCGCAGCCCGCGGGCGTGCACCGGATCACCACCACCGTCGCCGGCACCAGCGGCGCGGTGATGCACCACCACTTCACCTTCCGGCCCGACGGTACGGGCTTCGCCGAAGACCGGCTGATCCGTGGCCTGCACCCGCAGATCGCGCAGCGTCTGCAACTGCAGCGGCTGCGTGAGTTCGACCTCACCCGGCTGCCCTCGGCGGACGAGGAGATCTACCTGTTCAAGGCCGTGGCGCGCAGCAACCCGGCCGACGAGCGGCTGGTCGTGATGGGCCAGGTTCGCGACCTGACCCCGCTGCGCGAGGCCGACGGCAGGTTGGTCGCGCTGCCCGCGGTGGAGGACGCGATCACCGCGGGTCTGGACGCGATCCGCAACATCCAGGCACAGCGACCGCAGAACAAGCGGTTCGACACCAACCGGATGATGATGTACGTCTGGCCGGCGACCGAGCTGACCGCCGAAGAGCTGAACACGCTGGTCCAGCGCATCCTGCCGACCTCGATGGGCGCCGGTCTGGAGGAGGTCCAGTTCATAGCCCGGCAGCGCACCGCCGGCGGTGAGCTGACCGAGGTCGCCGTACGGATCACCCTCGACCCCGGCAACGGCGCACGGCTGCACGTCGGCGAGCCGTCGACGGAGCCGGTGCAGCCCCTGGACGACTACCGGCAGAAGGTCCTGCGCGCGGCCCGACGCGGGAACACCTACCCGTACGAGCTGACCGGCCTGCTCGCCGGAGCCGACGGTGCCTTCGTCGAACACGACCTCGACGGGAACGGCGCGCTCGTGCCGGTGGACCGGCCGAAGGGGAAGAACTCCGCGGCGATCGTGGCCGGTGTCGTCACCACCCCGACCGAGCGGCACCCCGAGGGCGTCACGCGGGTTGTCCTGCTCGGCGACCCGACCAAGGCCCTGGGCGCGCTGTCGGAACCGGAGTGCTCGCGGGTGATCGCCGCGCTCGACCTCGCCGAGCGGATGCGGGTCCCGGTGGAGTGGTTCGCGCTGTCGGCGGGGGCGCGGATCTCCATGTCCTCCGGCACCGAGAACATGGACTGGGTCGCCGCCGCACTCAAGCGGATCGTCACGTTCACCCAGGACGGCGGCGAGATCAACATCGTGGTCGCCGGGATCACGGTCGGCGCCCAGCCGTACTGGAACGCCGAGGCGACGATGCTCATGCACACCAAGGGCATCCTCGTGATGACGCCGGACTCGGCGATGGTGCTCACCGGCAAGCAGTCGTTGGACTTCTCCGGCGGTGTGTCGGCCGAGGACAACTTCGGCATCGGCGGCTACGACCGCGTCATGGGCCCGAACGGGCAGGCGCAGTACTGGGCGCCGAACCTGCCGGCCGCTCGTGACGTACTGATGGCCCACTACGACCACACGTACGTCGTACCCGGGGAGGCAACGCCACGGAAGGCGAACACGACCGACCCGGTCGACCGTGACGTGTCCGAGTTCCCGCACACGGTGGCTGGCAGCGACTTCACCACCGTCGGACAGATCTTCTCCACCGGACACAACCCGGACCGCAAGAAGCCCTTCGACATCCGTACGGTGATGCGTGCGCTCTCCGACCAGGACCACCCGGTGCTGGAACGCTGGGCCGGGATGGCCGACGCCGACACCTCTGCGGTGCAGGACGTGCACATCGGCGGTCGGCCGGTCTGCCTGATCGGGATCGAGTCGCGGCCGGTGCCGCGGCGCGGTTTCCCGCCCACCGACGGACCGGACACCTACACCGCGGGCACGCTGTTCCCCGGGTCGTCGAAGAAGACGGCGCGGGCGATCAACTCGGCGTCCGGCAACCGGCCGCTGGTCGTCCTGGCGAACCTGTCCGGTTTCGACGGCTCACCGGAGTCGATGCGCAAGCTCCAACTGGAGTACGGCGCCGAGATCGGCCGGGCGATCGTCAACTTCGACGGCCCGATCGTGTTCTGCGTGATCTCCCGTTACCACGGCGGAGCGTTTGTGGTGTTCTCCAAGGCACTCAACCCGAACATGACCGTACTGGCGCTGGAGGGCTCGTTCGCCTCGGTGCTCGGTGGTGCCCCGGCGGCGGCGGTGGTGTTCTCCGGTGAGGTGAACAACCGCACCGCGACCGACCGACGGGTGACCGAGCTGCAGGCGCAGGTCCTGGCGGCCACCGGTGCCGAGCGGGCGGCGCTGAACGCCCAGCTCGCCGAGGTGCAGTCCGCCGTCCGGGCGGAGAAGCTCGGCGAGGTCGCCGCGGAGTTCGACCGCGTACACAGCATCCAGCGCGCGGTCGAGGTTGGTTCGGTGGACGCCATCATCGGTGCTGCCGAGCTGCGGCCACGCATCATCGAGGCCATCGAGGCCGGCATCAACCGCTGA
- a CDS encoding NAD(P)-dependent oxidoreductase — translation MRLTIVGATGGIGGQLLAQAVAAGHEVTAVVRSPNRLPDLPVRVVRADFSATGPVNLRSAVDGADAVLSGLGARSGAEAGVASRGTRALVRAMQATGVRRIVVVSAASVGTVPSPGRPDPPRHNPGDGFFMRHLAAPLAKAAFRRHYADLALMEDVLRDSGVDWTVSRPPRLLNGRPTGRYRTAYGQNVRGGMFISRADVAHHMLDVLDRPETIRRVIGIAY, via the coding sequence ATGAGGCTCACGATCGTGGGGGCGACCGGCGGGATCGGCGGCCAGCTCCTGGCGCAGGCCGTCGCCGCCGGGCACGAGGTCACCGCCGTGGTACGGAGCCCGAACCGGCTTCCCGACCTACCGGTACGGGTCGTCCGAGCCGACTTCTCGGCCACCGGTCCGGTGAACCTGCGCTCGGCGGTCGACGGGGCCGACGCGGTGCTCTCCGGACTCGGGGCACGGTCGGGCGCCGAGGCGGGTGTCGCCTCCCGGGGCACCCGGGCGCTGGTCCGGGCGATGCAGGCGACGGGCGTACGCCGGATCGTCGTGGTCAGCGCGGCGTCGGTCGGCACCGTACCGTCGCCGGGGCGGCCGGACCCGCCCCGACACAACCCCGGCGACGGCTTTTTCATGCGGCACCTGGCGGCCCCGCTGGCCAAGGCCGCGTTCCGCCGGCACTACGCCGACCTGGCGCTGATGGAGGACGTCCTCCGGGACAGCGGGGTGGACTGGACCGTGTCCCGTCCACCCCGGCTGCTGAACGGACGCCCGACGGGGAGATACCGCACGGCGTACGGGCAGAACGTCCGCGGCGGCATGTTCATCTCCCGTGCCGATGTCGCCCACCACATGCTCGACGTGCTCGACCGTCCCGAGACGATCCGTCGTGTCATCGGGATCGCCTACTGA
- a CDS encoding sensor histidine kinase, translating to MAATACSPIDRPEFPSIGGGRPAGGGDGAGEDLKRGWRNGIGRQWPLAVLLVALMAGFVGAQVLRPGDPDAPGGPGSALLLQASVLLGLVVAAGWSLRRRDTEQSRAMRAAVVAAQQRERVSLARELHDVVAHHIGGMVVQAQAARAVAGTDPGAAARVLPAIEGAGTDALSAMRRMVAALRDSDTNGGGGGGAPLTQTADLTADLRAVTTTPVGGTPVRLAVELVEPVPAEVATSVLRLVQESVTNARRHASGAREIAVGVRTRGGIAQVLIRDDGRPAGEPNTYGGGYGLVGMHERVQLLGGRFSAGEAPDGGWQVVADVPLRDPER from the coding sequence GTGGCGGCAACCGCGTGCTCGCCGATCGACCGGCCGGAGTTCCCATCGATCGGTGGCGGGCGTCCGGCGGGTGGTGGAGACGGTGCCGGTGAGGACCTGAAGCGCGGTTGGCGCAATGGGATCGGTCGGCAGTGGCCGCTGGCCGTACTGCTGGTGGCACTGATGGCCGGGTTCGTCGGGGCGCAGGTGCTGCGGCCCGGGGACCCGGACGCGCCGGGCGGCCCCGGGTCGGCCCTGCTGCTGCAGGCCTCGGTCCTGCTGGGCCTGGTGGTCGCGGCCGGGTGGTCCCTGCGCCGACGCGACACCGAGCAGTCCCGAGCCATGAGGGCGGCGGTGGTGGCGGCGCAGCAGCGCGAGCGGGTGAGTCTGGCCCGGGAACTGCACGACGTGGTGGCGCACCACATCGGTGGGATGGTGGTGCAGGCGCAGGCCGCCCGGGCGGTGGCCGGGACCGATCCCGGTGCGGCGGCCCGGGTGCTCCCGGCGATCGAGGGGGCCGGAACCGACGCGTTGTCCGCGATGCGCCGGATGGTCGCCGCGCTGCGCGACAGTGATACGAACGGTGGTGGGGGTGGCGGCGCACCGCTGACCCAGACGGCGGATCTGACCGCCGACCTGCGTGCCGTCACGACGACCCCGGTCGGCGGCACTCCGGTGCGGTTGGCGGTGGAGCTTGTCGAGCCCGTACCGGCGGAGGTCGCGACCTCGGTCCTGCGGTTGGTGCAGGAGTCGGTGACCAACGCGCGGCGGCACGCCTCCGGCGCGCGGGAGATCGCCGTCGGGGTACGAACCCGGGGTGGGATCGCGCAGGTGCTGATCCGCGACGATGGCCGGCCCGCCGGGGAGCCGAACACGTACGGCGGCGGGTACGGGCTGGTCGGTATGCATGAGCGGGTCCAGTTGCTCGGTGGACGCTTCTCGGCCGGTGAAGCACCCGACGGGGGCTGGCAGGTGGTCGCCGACGTGCCGCTACGAGATCCGGAGCGGTAG